The genomic stretch TACCCTTGGGGAGGGAACTCAGACAACCTCTTTTCTATCGGCGAGCATGGGACGGACCGCGACAGAAAGGATCCCACCATGTTCGATGGCGAGGACACCTGGCAGATCCTGGCTCAGTACGGCAGCTCCGATGGGCCGAGCGATATCGAGTTTACGCCTGAGTACCCCAAGATCGTGCCCAACCACTTCGAGCGGGTCGGAGGGACGGAGGCCATCGAGATGATCCCTGTCGAAAAGGGGAAAGATGGTGTCTTTTATCAGGATATGGATGGCGTCGATGACGAAGAGGGACCCCGTCGCCTGTAAGCCGGCCTTGTGCCGGCTTTTATGTTTCTAAAATCATCCCAACGCTGTCACGGCATGGACAGCGCGGCAAGGACTATGGTTTTTAACAGGAGCTTCATAATATGAAGAGGACTTCGGTGAGACATGCTATGCCTAGACCAGTACGGGAGGAGGTGAAGAACAGGAATGCCGAACCGGAACAAAGCCGTATTCCCTGGGGCGCAAAGCGCGCTGGACCGCTTCAAGTATGAAGTGGCCGCCGAAATCGGCCTAGCTAACAAGGTTCAAAGCGCCGGCTGGGAAAACATGACCACACGTGAAGTTGGCTCCATCGGTGGTTTCATGACCAAGAAGATGGTCCAACTGGCCGAGCAGCAACTCGCCCAGAGCAACGGCGTTTCCGCGACCCTGGCCCGTTCTGCCGGAGCCGACGCCCAACAAGGTGCGCTTCAAGATTCCGGCCGATAGGTTTTACCATACAGAGGTCAGCCGCAAGGCTGGCCTTTGTCGCGCTTGGTTGCACCCCTGGCCCCAGCGTGCTAAAATGTTTCAGATTGGGCACTCTGGAAAAGGAGGGACCGGACTGTGCGCCACGAACCATCGAGACGAATCGGCAATGGCCTTTTCTGGATTATTTTGCTGGCCACGATCGCCGTTGATCAACTGACGAAGATCATCGTGCAGATGA from Heliomicrobium modesticaldum Ice1 encodes the following:
- a CDS encoding alpha/beta-type small acid-soluble spore protein → MPNRNKAVFPGAQSALDRFKYEVAAEIGLANKVQSAGWENMTTREVGSIGGFMTKKMVQLAEQQLAQSNGVSATLARSAGADAQQGALQDSGR